CTGAGAATATTATGAAACATCGTTATTTGATCGGCCTTATGTGCTGCAGCGGAGCCGCGTTTGTGCATGCTTCTGAAGCACCAGATTTGGAAGTTGGATTAGCCATTGACCAAGACCTGAGTGTCGTTGTCGAATTTGATCAGAAATACCGTGCCACGATTGGCAACGACGGTGCTGCATTTGACTACATTTTGAAGCGTGGTCAGTTTGAGACTGAAGCTCCGTTGAGTTGGTATGTCGGTGCAGGTGCTTGGGCTGAGTGGAATGATGATTTTGGCTTACGTTTGCCTTTAGGTGTTAAAGTGAATTTCTACGAAGGTTGGAATGCGTACGCTCAAGTTCACCCTGAGCTCGACATGTATAAAGGTGTTGAATTACAAGTGGGTGGTGCACTGGGTATCACCTACAAGTTCTAGGTGATGAGACAAAAAAATGCCAGCTTAGTAGCTGGCATTTTTGAATGGTTTAAATAAGGTTATTTCTGTTTGTCCATTGCACGCTTTATGCAAATTGCAGCACCACCCCAAGTGATACCAAGACCAAGAACCATCATAATAATCGCACTCGTTGTCATGATTATGCTTCCTTCTTACTTGTCATATTTATGATAATGCCAATTGCTAGTAATCCTGCGATCATCGCCCAGCCAAGAGTCAGGTCGTAGCCACCGTAACCGTCTGTAAACAATGCGCTTAGTTTAGTTGCAAGAATGATTGCAAGCATAACTGGAGTGACGAAGCGTAAACATACGTTAAACCATACGCCAATAGAGAAATCTGAAATCTCATTGACGTACGCACGTACATCGCTAACTTTGTTTAGTAGCCATGCCATTAGAAGGATTTCAATGAATCCGCCTACCATGATGCCGACGTTGTTAGCGAAGTGATCGACTAGGTCTAGTAGAAGTAGGCCGCCGTTAGTTGCAAATGCCATAGACACCACAACACCAACGCCAATAACAATACTTGCTGCTTTTTTACGGCTCCAGTTCAGCTTGTCCATAATTGCAGATGTTACTGCTTCCATAATTGAGATATGAGAGCTTAAACCAGCCACAACAAGTGCAAAGAAGAATAGTGGACCCAGAATATACGGTGCTGGAAGTAAATTAATCGCAGCAGGTAGCGTAACAAACGCAAGGCCAACGCCTGCTGATACAACTTCAGTTAATGGTTTACCTTGTTCTTGAGCCATGTAGCCAAGAACAGAGAAAATCATAATACCCGCAAGAATTGAGAAACCACAGTTGATAAGAACCGTCATGAACGCGTTGTTCGTGATATCTGATTTTTCAGGCAGGTAGCTTGAGTAAGCCAGCATGATCGCAAAACCGATACTTAGCGTGAAGAAGATTTGTCCATAAGCAGCAGCCCATACTTTTACGTCCCAGATCTTGCTGAAATCAGGTTCGAACATGTAGTTCACACCATCTAGAGCACCAGGAAGGAAAACCATGCGTCCGATAAGCAAAATCACCATTATGAACAACACTGGCATCATTACTTTAGAAGCACGTTCGATACCAGCTTTAACACCACCCACGATAGCTGCATAAGTGATTGCCCAAGCGAGTAACATTGCGCCAGCGATGCCCCATTGGATGCTACCTAGGTTCGTCGGTGAGTTATCACCTAGAGCTAGATATTCACTGAAGAAGAATGCGTTAGTGTCTGTTCCCCAGCTTTGATTGAATGACATACCGAAGTATGAAATTGCCCAACCGATAACGGCAACATAGTAGACCGCGATGACAGCCGCTACACCTACTTGGAACCAGCCAAGCCACTCAAATTTTGAGTTGATGCGCGCTAAGGTTGCAGGTGCAGAGCCACGATATTTTTGACCCATACTGAACTCTAGGATCATAAATGGGATACCAGCCGTAAGCATGGCAAATAGATATGGAATGAAAAAAGCACCGCCGCCATTTTCATAAGCCATATATGGAAAACGCCAAATGTTTCCTAAACCAATAGCAGATCCTACTGCGGCAAGGATAAATCCTGCTCGGGATCCCCACTGTTCTCGCTTCATATTTAACTCCTTTACAACTTCCCTGAGGTATGAAGCTTCTCGTCACGCTGTGCTTGGTAAGGAGATGATAGTTAAAACAGGCAAACGGTTTGACTGTTTACTTTATCTTCCGTGATTAAGCAAAAGTTTAGATTATTATGTTGTTAGCGATTGGAGAACTCAGCGGATAATTCTTAATTGTTTGATGTGTGTTTGCATAACCTGAAATATTCAGCTGATGCGTGCTAATGAGCCTACCTAGTTAGAATGGTTAAAGCAATAGATTAGGTATGTTTAATAACTGTAGGCTTATGGTCTTTAAGATGTTAAATGGTGGTTATTTTAGAGGTATTAATTGGTTTGGGGTTTTCTGATTGGTTTATGTGTCTGATTTTTTCGGATTTATTAGGTTATGTGACTTTATTTAAAAGTAGAGCGTATGACTGAAATTCATACACTCTATAGTTGAACTGACCAACTATTCGGAGGTTCTATTGGTATGAGATGCTTATGGTCATCGATACTTAGAAGGTAAAACTCAGTCCGACATTGGCTTGGAATTGGTTCATCCAGTCGGTATCAAAGCGGATGATGCACTCTTGGCCGTTGCTCGGGATGTTACAAACACCGGAGGTGTCGTTGTCGACAACGGTACCTAGCCAGCGTACTTGTGTATTTAACGCTAAGCGATCACTCAATTTGTACTCTAAGCCACCAAAGATAGAAGTTGAGAATCCATATTTATCTTTTGCCCAATCTACATCAACGTAAGATGCCCCAAGACCTAGCCCTAAATAGCCAGACAACACCGAGGAAGCTGGGTAGTAGATGCTGCTTTGAAAGTGTAGATATTGGATGGAAGAGTTTAGATTGAGCGTTTCGAATTCAGAGCTTTGATTAGAATAGAAAAAGCCGATGCGTCCTTTCTCCAGTGGCGTTTCAATCGCAAAGGTGTAGTTTTCAGACCCTTTCATGTCATAGGTTTTACCGTCCTGATCTTCGACACTACCGCCGCCAGTATAGCCCACCATTGGGGTAATGATGATCTCCGGTGAAGCATACACGCTCGAAACAGAGAGAAGTGCTATCAGTGCCATCATATTTACTTTGTTATTCATGAGTATATCCTTATCCATACACTTACTAATTGTGATGGTTACATCAATATTGTGCGACTAATTTCGACGATTCTTGAAGATACATCACACACCTGATAATACTTAAATAGAGACTCGACAAATTAATAATAATCCAGAGGTGTCTATGGACCATAATCTGAAAAATGCCCTACAAATAACAGTGTTTATCTACACAATCATTCTT
Above is a window of Vibrio atlanticus DNA encoding:
- a CDS encoding methionine/alanine import family NSS transporter small subunit, with the protein product MTTSAIIMMVLGLGITWGGAAICIKRAMDKQK
- a CDS encoding outer membrane beta-barrel protein, with the translated sequence MNNKVNMMALIALLSVSSVYASPEIIITPMVGYTGGGSVEDQDGKTYDMKGSENYTFAIETPLEKGRIGFFYSNQSSEFETLNLNSSIQYLHFQSSIYYPASSVLSGYLGLGLGASYVDVDWAKDKYGFSTSIFGGLEYKLSDRLALNTQVRWLGTVVDNDTSGVCNIPSNGQECIIRFDTDWMNQFQANVGLSFTF
- a CDS encoding sodium-dependent transporter: MKREQWGSRAGFILAAVGSAIGLGNIWRFPYMAYENGGGAFFIPYLFAMLTAGIPFMILEFSMGQKYRGSAPATLARINSKFEWLGWFQVGVAAVIAVYYVAVIGWAISYFGMSFNQSWGTDTNAFFFSEYLALGDNSPTNLGSIQWGIAGAMLLAWAITYAAIVGGVKAGIERASKVMMPVLFIMVILLIGRMVFLPGALDGVNYMFEPDFSKIWDVKVWAAAYGQIFFTLSIGFAIMLAYSSYLPEKSDITNNAFMTVLINCGFSILAGIMIFSVLGYMAQEQGKPLTEVVSAGVGLAFVTLPAAINLLPAPYILGPLFFFALVVAGLSSHISIMEAVTSAIMDKLNWSRKKAASIVIGVGVVVSMAFATNGGLLLLDLVDHFANNVGIMVGGFIEILLMAWLLNKVSDVRAYVNEISDFSIGVWFNVCLRFVTPVMLAIILATKLSALFTDGYGGYDLTLGWAMIAGLLAIGIIINMTSKKEA
- a CDS encoding YnhF family membrane protein, with product MDHNLKNALQITVFIYTIILSFGFIAIGS